In the genome of Hevea brasiliensis isolate MT/VB/25A 57/8 chromosome 14, ASM3005281v1, whole genome shotgun sequence, the window TCCCATAGGaatacaaaataataaataaaatcttTCTTTTAGTATTCAATGAAAGCTTAGTATTTTTTCAGCATCACAACTCAGATTTCTCCATACTCTTCAAATTGTCATCATTGTGGGTGCAGGAGTTGCAATGGAACTTGAGGATTCGTTGTATCCTTTGTTGAGGGAGGTGAGCATTGGAATAAATCCTTATGAAGTGTTTGAAGACATTGAATGGGCTTTGTTGATTGGAGCAAAGCCACGAGGGCCTGGCATGGAACGAGCCGGCTTACTAGATATCAACGGGCAGATTTATGCTGAGCAGGTAACATCAATATTCATATCTATCTCTCATTTTACCCCTTTTAGAGTCTGTTGCTAAATCATAGTTTTCCTTCGAAATGTATTAGGGAAAGGCTCTCAATGCTGTTGCATCTCGCAATGTCAAGGTGATAGTAGTGGGTAACCCTTGTAACACCAAGTAAGAATTATCATTCATTGTCACTTCCACATTGCTTTTGCTTGATACCTAGCTTATGTAGCTCCTTTGATTGACTTTCCTCATTAGGATTTTATTCATTTGCCATGCAGTGCtttaatttgtttgaaaaatGCTCCAAATATACCTGCAAAGAATTTCCATGCTTTGACTAGGTTAGATGAGAACAGGGCAAAATGCCAGGTAAATACATTTCTTCAACTTTACTTTTCAATGATCCATATAATATTTATGACAAAAGGACAATATTTTAACTTGATAATGGTTGGTTTAGCTTGCCCTAAAAGCAGGTGTGTTCTATGATAAAGTGTCAAATGTGACCATCTGGGGAAATCACTCAACCACTCAGGTGTGCTAGTCTGCTGGAGAATTATCTGTTGATAAAATTCCCCTGAACTTCTCACAAAAATTCTTATGATTTTCTACAGGTTCCAGACTTTCTAAATGCTAGAATCAATGGTTTACCTGTAAAAGAGGTTATCAAAGATCACAAGTGGTTAGAAGAGGAGTTCACTGAGATAGTCCAGAAGGTAAAATTCATAAATGCATCACAAATAGAAGTTCATCTTTTATTTAACAAATCAACGTAGAATGTTGTGAAAGTCCTTAACCTTGTACTTGTATTTGCAGAGAGGTGGAGTGCTTATTCAGAAATGGGGACGATCTTCCGCTGCATCAACTGCTGTGTCCATTGTTGATGCTATAAAGTCTCTAATAATCCCCACCCCTGAGGGTGATTGGTTTTCTTCTGGAGTGAGTTCAATTCCTCTTAATTTACACATGCTTATTATCCCTTTATGCTGCTGGTTTTAGATGCACATACCAGACTAATGCATCGAGAATAACCACATAGTATGAGATGCCTTAATTGATTATGTTAATTGATAAGAGGAAATTTTGAAGCTAAAACCTTTCAATATTCAGAGAAAACACTGAAGACAATTGTGATGTCATCCTGTTAGGATTATCATGGTGTTTGAATTGAACTGGCTGCTTCCCTCAAAAAAGAATAGTACCATGTTCTTTACACCTGATTAGAAGATATCTTCTATATGATGAGCAAATGTCAGAGTGTAATTAAACAGTGAACGTCTTCATTTGTTAAGGTTTTCTGCATTTATTAGTCTAACAGCTTACATGCAAATACAGGTCTATACTAATGGAAATCTTTATGGCATTGCAGAGGGTCTAGTTTTCAGCATGCCTTGCAGATCAAAAGTAAGTTCTCTTTCAGCACAGTTTTTtcttttagcaatgtttatttaTTCATTCGTATGTCATCGGCCGACTCTGAAAAATAATTCCCACTTGGCAGGGAGATGGTGATTATGAAATTGTCAAAGATGTAATATTTGATGACTACCTTCTAAAGAAAATCACTAAGGTACTTACTTAACAAACATTCCAATGAGAACCATATGGAAATGGTAAAAAAAATTCCCTTTTTTATTCATGACAATTTAGAGAATGATTCCAAATGTTGTATTGAATTCTATCAGAGAGAAAATGAATATGGACTTGTGTAAATTTCTCAAAAAATGACTTCACTTACACGTAATTTCACCCAGAATTTACCATAGATTGCTGCTTGTATGTAATGTTTTTTGCAGACAGAAGGTGAGTTGCTAGCTGAGAAAAGATGTGTGGCCCACCTTACCGGAGAGGTAAATGTCATATTCTCATATCCTGTCTTTGTGCTGAAACTGCCATGATTAATAATTCAATTGTTTTGCTCTCATCATCTTCAGGGTATAGCTTTCTGTGATCTACCAGAAGACACTATGCTTCCAGGAGAAATGTAATATTACTGTGACGCAGCTATTGGGTTCTAGAATTTTTCTACAGCTACTTGGTACGAAGCTGATGCTGTAATTATGAACATAAGTATTTATTTAGAATTTATGAGAATAATTTAGCTGGTAGTAGCTAGCAATTTGTCAGTTTTAAGTCATGTAATAAATTTTGAGATTATGATCATTATTAGTGGTATGGCATGGAGCTGGTATTGGTGTAGTTCTTGCCACTTCTTAGCTTCATTCGAGCAATCTTTATGGTTTTTTTAAGAAcaaactactatttagtctctAAAGTTTGATAAAATTTACAACTCAGTTCCTATATTTTCAAAATCAAGTAATTTAGTCcttgaaatttgataaaatttactaCTTAGTTTTGGCTATTAGAATTTTAGTTAAATTATCGTTAATTCTAGTAAAAATGATAAAAATGCTCGACTctctatttttaatttgaaaataatttagtcCTTGAGATTTAGTTAAACTTACAAATTAGTCTTTGTTGTTTTAAAATCAAGTAATTTAgtctataatttttaataaatctacAAGTTAATATTTGCCGTTAGAattacaattaattttttattaaatttaataaaatattaattttgaatttaaaaataatttaattattaaaattttattttaataacaattttgcgtacatattaatatttttttcttttttttatgacACTATGATCTATTTcatgaaaatattataaattaataaatataaataaaattatttatatattaataaaataataatgacataaataaaattttataaaattataagggattatttataaataattataatatttaaagatCAATCTGTAAAATATATAGATGAttttgtaattaatcaaaattttttaagtaccttaaagtaattaatttatattttaataatttaaatttaaaattttttaatttaatgagcCCAATGTTCATTGAggtttttggttttggcagtcgaaatgaagagggaaaaaacatcctagattttgctatggcatacgatctaatactagcaaatacttaCTTTAtagaaagagagtcacatttagtgactttcaaaagtgggcaatatagacgccaaatcgacttcctcttaaccaggaagacaaatagagctctatgcaaggattgcaaagtcattccaagagaggctttaacaagtcgacatcggttggtggtcttggatgtcaagtttaggaacaattcaagtaaggtcagaagaaataatgtagcttgaacaaagtggtgggagttcaaagaagtaaagcaagtgaagttcaaaaatgagcttctcgagtccgaagtatggaagttgGATATGGAGGCCCATGATATGtgaatacagatggcatcaaagattagagaagtagctagaaaagtacttggagagtctaaaggacatggaaagagagatggtggtggaattaggaagtacaaaaggcagtgaagaagaaaaaaagggaatggtataaaaaattacctaaatgtgataataatgaggcatatgaacagtacaagatagcaaagaaagagacaaaaaaggtagttagtcaagtaagagcacaggcctttgaatagttatatgagaaacttggaactaaagaaggggagaaagatatttatagattagcaaggaggagagaaagtaaatgtcaagatctcaatcaagttaggtgcattaaggataaagaaagaaaagtgttggtgaaagatgaggacattaaagaaagatggagaaattattttaatgatctctttaataatagtcaaaatgataATAACGTGAATAttgattatagaacaatagaaaaaaatatgaattatactagaaggattagatctttagaagtaaaggaagcacttaagagaatgaaagtgggtaaagcctgtggacccgatgaaataccaattgaagtgtggaagtgtttgggagatatgagagtggcatggttaactaaattatttaataagattctaaacccaAAGAAAATacttgatgaatggaggaggaatattttagtacctatttttaaaaataagggagacatacagagttgctcaaactataggggaattaaactcatgagccatactatgatgttgtgggagagagttgtggagcatcgactacgtcatgatacttctatctctctcaatcaatttggtttcatgcccgatcattcaactatggaagcgatctttctcattagaagcttgatggagaaatatagagatgtgaagaaagatctacacatagtttttattgatttgaagaaggcttatgatagtgttccaagagatgtcttatggaatgtgttagaacaaaagagggtatctattaggtacatacaagtgttgaaagatatgtatgaaggaacaactactattgtgcgcacaatgggaggggacacaagagattttccgatctcaattggattacaccaaggatcagccataagcccttacctttttacattagttttagatgaattgatgaaacatatacaagagagtattccttggtgcatgatgtttgcggatgatattgttctgatagatgagacacgagaaggagtcaatagaaagctagagctttggagaagtactctagagtcaaagggttttaagttaaatagaacgaagacagaatacatgcattgcaagttcagtgaaggccaaactggtgatagggaagagttagtttgaatggagtggtactgtcccaaagtaatcactttaaatatctaggctcagtccttcaagtagatggaggatgcgagaaagatgttagtcataggattaaagctgaatggttgaagtggagacgtgccacgagagttttatgtgatcgtaagattcccaataagttgaaaggcaaattttaccgtacagccatatgaccggctatgttttatggtagtgagtgttgggcactgaaaatgtcgtatgcgtctaagacaagagttgcagatatgagaatgttaaggtggatgagtggccatactagactagataaagttcgtaatgagagtattagagaaaaggtaggagtggtgccaattgaaaataagttgagagaagggagattgaggtggtttggtcatgtgaagcgtaaacatacggaggcggagaagagtagtacaacatgacttagaagcattacacatttctgaggatttaacccaaaatcatttagagtgaagaaagcgaatccatatagtcgaccccaaatttttgagataaaagctTAATTGAATTGAGTTTTAATTTAATGAgctcatattttaaaaatataagaattaaaaaaaataattaataaaataaaatttcaataactaaattattaaaaaaatttgaactttattgaataaattgttttcaaATTAAACATAAAGATAGagagtatttttaatatttttactaaaattagTTCTAATAGTCGGATTAAGTtgcttgattttaaaaatatggagattaaattgtaaattttctcAAACCCAGTAACTGaataatttttcctttttaaatatttatatcttccaaaataacattaaaaaaataagaaatttcaagaaaaaaatttttttaagtatttgaATTGCTGTAAAATGCATAGAATCTGtacatttaaattaattaatatcctAAATAATCTACATTATATTAATTTTTGTAGCAAATAAGTTATTTAAGGGTTTAGCATTGCATGCAGATTATTAACACTATAAATCTGTAACAAATGGCTTAAAGTTCTCGCACACGTAAGACAGTACATAAAAGCAAGGCAGCACCTCCAATTACTTTCTCCTATTAAGCCATCCTCCTCATCCAAGTGAACTATAGACTAAAGCTTCACAAATGCATATCCAAGATGATGATGAAGTTGATAACCAAGCAGCTTAAAATTATTTTAACAGATCAATTAAGAAATTGCATGAGCCGCtttaaacagaatttaaaaatcaACTTCCTAAACATATCGTTAGGAGAATTAGCACACTTCACCAATAAAGGATGTTCTTGCATTTTAGAATCAAGCTCTTCGCTGATCACAAACTATCTATAATATTGCGCCAAACAGTTAAGAGCAggttatatgcataaataaacaGAATTCTACCCTAAAATTACCTGATATGTGCACTTCTGAAAAATTACAATGAACCAATGTAGGTCAAAAACACACCAAGCACCAGATTTGGCGGTTAATATAAAGAATTTGTAACAGTTTGTTGTTCTATGCAACCTATAATGGGGGTTCTGGATCAACCAATCCCCAGAGAAAATTTGGCCCAGGGAACAGTTTCAGCGTCTCCTGGCCAACTTCATTGACCATGTTAGTTACTTGGTACAAATGCAAGTCCCAATTTTAAAACTCACTGAAAGAATAAGGACCCATAAGCACATGAAGGACAACCAGCTGTGTGACAACAGAGACAATGTCTTGCCCGTGAATAAACTCCCCAGTGGCACCAAACTTGTAGGAGTCGGACTTGCATTGTCTTGCAACATGCCAAAAGAGAGGATGATATTAACATTCCcattcttgctaaatgacccgtCCATCCCACTGCTGCCAAAAGTAATGTTTTCTATTCTGATAACACCAGCAGTAACACGAATTGAGCTGGATGATTGTGCTGCATTTAACTGCAGAGCTGCATCCTTGATAGGGAACTCAGAAGCAAATGCAGGAGGTGCAGGAATGCTGCCCAACATGTGACTGGCCTGCTTCATGAATGGGTATTTGATATCTGAACCACAAAAAACATACAAAAGAATGAGACTAAATGAACTTTAGGGAAAAATAAAACTAGAGGCCAAAAGAATATATCATAAGTTTTGTCCTTCATTTAAATCCCCAAACAGATATGGAGAAGAAAACTACTAGAGGAATAGTAATGAAAGGTCAAATTGAGATCTATATTACCTGAGTCAATCTTTGTCGCCTCTGGCTTTTGTTGCTTCGAGGAGGATGCATCAGTGTTGCTGTGTGTTGCTAACAGTTTTTCAGTTGCCATTGGCACTTCCTCAGTTCCTCCATTGACATCCTGTGGCAAGGCAATAATTTAATTGATGTGTGCAGCTCAAAGCTCAATCAACAAGTACGAGGTAGTGAAATATTGAAGTGCGTAATTACCCTTATCTTCTCAGATAGAGAAGCTTGATCAGAGACAGTACTTTCACTCCCTATAAGTTCGGAAGGATCAAAAGTTAGGTTGTCATCACTAGCATCAAAGAAATTGAGGTACTCATCAACCATGTCAAAAACTGTAGAATCTCCAGCAGAGTCTGGCTCCACAGGATTCGACAGATCATTGGCCTCCAGGAAAAATCCTTCGCTGAATGGAGGATTGCCAATAGCATCCAAGAATGGCTCATCAAGCAGGAAATTGTCATCAATAGCATTAGCATTGTTGCTTGATTCAGTGATATATTCATGTCGTACTGATTTTGCATCGATCCCATATTGCCCAGGTAAACTGAATAAGCTTTGGCCATCTGGAAGATCAGAACCATGCTGAGCTTCCCCCCTGTCAATTATAGGCTTTTGATCATCTCCACTGAAGTTTTCAGAGGGCTCAACATAGTTGCTTGTTTCTCCATGGTAGTAGTTCACAGGAAGGGAAGCATTTTCAGATGAAACTCCACCATCAAAATTCTGCCAAATCCCACATATtcagaaattcaaaaatttatgacAGTAATTCAAGCCACTATTCACATAAATCTAGTAAACCTCAGATTTCATTCTTTTCTTAGTTGTCATCAGCCTCAAAACTATCCCACCAATCTACCATTCAAACCCCTGATAACACGTCAATTTTCCTGCCTTAGAGAACCTCTAATATCCTAAATTCCCAGCTGCCTCTAAAAAATGTAAATCCAGTTTATTGCGTTTCCTGTGCATTTCACACTGTCAAACACCATACATGAAAAACAAACAATCAAAGAACCTATTTTTTTGCTGGTAACAAAAAATTCCTACAACCAGGAACTGAAAT includes:
- the LOC110646716 gene encoding malate dehydrogenase [NADP], chloroplastic; the protein is MAVAELTSPASAYTHTTTRLRSSSQLSLSSTHLSLRFRRSFSPRNTTITCSINQVQAPVPVQTQKPKDKSECFGVFCQTYDLRAEEETKSWKKLINIAVSGAAGMISNHLLFKLASGEVFGPDQPIALKLLGSERSFQALEGVAMELEDSLYPLLREVSIGINPYEVFEDIEWALLIGAKPRGPGMERAGLLDINGQIYAEQGKALNAVASRNVKVIVVGNPCNTNALICLKNAPNIPAKNFHALTRLDENRAKCQLALKAGVFYDKVSNVTIWGNHSTTQVPDFLNARINGLPVKEVIKDHKWLEEEFTEIVQKRGGVLIQKWGRSSAASTAVSIVDAIKSLIIPTPEGDWFSSGVYTNGNLYGIAEGLVFSMPCRSKGDGDYEIVKDVIFDDYLLKKITKTEGELLAEKRCVAHLTGEGIAFCDLPEDTMLPGEM
- the LOC110646717 gene encoding NAC domain-containing protein 78, which codes for MARGDSAASLAPGFRFHPTDEELVRYYLKRKVTNKPSRCDPIAVVDIYKTEPWDLPDKSKLKSRDLEWYFFSMLDKKYGNGSKTNRATEKGYWKTTGKDRPVRWNLRTVGMKKTLVYHLGRAPRGERTNWVMHEYRLADEDLEKAGIVQDAFVLCRIFQKSGTGPKNGEQYGAPFVEEEWDDDEVVGVLLPGEEMVVADEVVLGDDIYEETNELDQNFDGGVSSENASLPVNYYHGETSNYVEPSENFSGDDQKPIIDRGEAQHGSDLPDGQSLFSLPGQYGIDAKSVRHEYITESSNNANAIDDNFLLDEPFLDAIGNPPFSEGFFLEANDLSNPVEPDSAGDSTVFDMVDEYLNFFDASDDNLTFDPSELIGSESTVSDQASLSEKIRDVNGGTEEVPMATEKLLATHSNTDASSSKQQKPEATKIDSDIKYPFMKQASHMLGSIPAPPAFASEFPIKDAALQLNAAQSSSSIRVTAGVIRIENITFGSSGMDGSFSKNGNVNIILSFGMLQDNASPTPTSLVPLGSLFTGKTLSLLSHSWLSFMCLWVLILSVSFKIGTCICTK